The Vigna angularis cultivar LongXiaoDou No.4 chromosome 9, ASM1680809v1, whole genome shotgun sequence DNA window AACAACCATAGTCGTTTGGTGCACGAAACTAAAAAAGGAAAACTCGCCGTGAATCGATTGGCGTCTCGCTGCACGATTGTCTCCTCACTACGTCCCTCACTGCTTGTGGTGCCACTACTCGCTCACCGCTCGTGACGCCACTATTCGCTCACGCTCGCGACGCTACCACTCGTGGTTTGCTCACGCTCGCGACGCTATCACTCGTGGTTTGCTCGTCACACAATTGTGTCATCGTTTGCTCGTCGCACAACTGTTTGCTTATCATTCGTGTATCTGATGTTGTCTCTAGTCCTCTACTCTGTTCCAAAAAGGTAAGTTTTTTTTGTTGGTTAGCTACGCACCATTTTTTGGAGGAAGGGATTTAGGGGatttgtgagtttttttttgtcaGCTGCAGGAAGGGATTTTATTTTCTCGTGGTGTGCAGCTTTTAGAAAGGAAATTAATTaggtttttaattaattaggatttttaattaagaattagagattatttttaattatttaataattgtataatGTTTTGTAATGTTGTAGTTGGAAActgaaattatgaataatttaaagTATGTCTAggaataaatcaaatttaattaatagtaGTCTAAACGtatcttatttattaaagaatagaaataaaaatactttaactATTTTGTTTGATCATTTTGttgtaatatttgaattaatatgttatttataactttttttcgtAAAAAAGTAAACTCTTACGAGTTTACGAATCGAGTCTACAAGTCAAGTTTACGAGCTCTCACAAGTTTACGAGCTCTCACAAGTTTACGAGCTCTCACAAGTTTACGAGCTCTCACAAGTTTACGAGCTCTCACAAGTTTACGAGCTCTCACaagtttacgtaaactctcgaGTTTGACAAACTTGGTTAGAATAAAAGGATCAAATAGAACAGAACacaacaatataaaaattcaacaaaCAAGTGTAGGAATTAAGTCATTTTCCAACCAAGTAAATGGGTGTGACTTCACCTAAGAAATGATAGGTTCCCCTCTCAAAGGAAGTCCAAACTTCAAGATTGAGGAAATGGACCATTCCAAGTACTTGAGAAGATCAATGACAATACGTACAAGTTGAATCTCCAAAGTGAATATAGTGTAAGTCATGCTTTCAATGTTAATGACTTAACTCTTTGtgatataagttaaaaaaattctagGACAAATTCTATTCCAGTAGGGAAGAAAGGAGCCCACAAATTCAAGAAGCTTCTAGAAGAATGACTTGAAGCAACACTAGGGAAATAGAAGAACTCCTAAAAGCTAGCaatataattagaaaagaaaaaaaaattacttagtCTACCCTTGTTTCTTTTGTTGGTATTTTGAGGATAAGAAACATATTTGAACACAAGCATAACTACTAGGCATTTTTCCAATTCAAACCCATGGCCCACTGGTCACCAAGGCTCATCATTACAATTGAACCAAGGATCACCCTCACTTGTGCAAATATTTACCAAAACTTAAACCCTGGAAGCAATGATGTTCAGGGTAAAATTGGACTTTTGAAGCCTATATCATAGTTGCACCATGGCCACACTATAGTGGCCATGGTTATTGTGTCTTCCATGGTTATAATTGCTACCAAATTTGACACCCTGGTATGGAAAGTAATTAAATGGATCATACCCAATAGACAAAGGTAGAGAAAGaccaaagaaaaacaaatgaaaaaatttataaaatagaaatctTGATTTAATTGGCCTTACCAAAGACTTATTTTTTGCCAATGCTACCTAATGAGAAAAAGGTATTGTTATAGGCCATGAATGTTACATTAAATGAATTTGGAACTCAGTTACGCCCACAATTTGAGAAATAACCCACAACTACAACTTTTTGCAACTTTAAGGCTTTTAGACACTCCCTAATCACACGACAACCAAAATTGTGGTAACATTACAATTTTTAAACCTTGGTTATGGTTACTAAAATAGTTAattctatattaaaaatagttaattatatGCTAAAAATAGTTGATTCTATACTAAAAATAGTtgtttttatactaaaaatagttaatatgaaattttaaaccaaaaatgGTTAATCTTAtactaaaagtaaaaattaaatttgtatataaaatcaAGTTTTAATAATGCAAGTACCATAGAATACATTTGCGTCTAGAAGAAGTGCACTTAATGCTCAGGGTATTATCATGATTTTAAGAAGACATTTGCTCGCTTCGCATTACTCTTAGGAGGGGGAGATGCCTACACTACGCCTTGAAAAAAGGCTAAATTGGAAGCCAAATGAAGAAAGTGGTTCCATACTCTAACAAATGCTACATAATAGTAGTGTTAGGCTTACTAGACAATTTCCAAGGGAAGTTGCAGGATCAAACCCCATCCATCCTGACCTAGAATTCCTTGAACTAATCAATTAATGTTCTAGGGCTAGGATATAATTCCAATAGAACAACCCTTCTACTGATCCACGTTTCTCATCAAACAAACCGAAGAATCAAAATCATATAACTAGTACCAATTGATGGAGTAGATTAGGTCTATCAGGGTTTCACTATATTAATTAAGCATACAAAGTAAGGATTCAAAGAGATACCATCTTATTGGCTTTTTCATTAATCCTGGCCCATCAAAAGAGTACCACTCCAATTTCTTTCCCAATAGGAcataatattttccttttttacaATTCGCAATTACCTTAGCAAAGTAAGGATTCAAAGAGATACCATAAGTGTTGCTTTGTTTTTTGGCCTATCAAAACCACTCCAATTTCTTTCCCAAGAAGACATAATATTTTCCCTTTTACAATATGCAATTCAATTAGCAAAGCTAAGCCCACAAAGTAGATCTTATATTCAACCTATCACTTCTTTCTAGCTCTAGTTTTTCCTTCTCTATAAGTATCCTTTCTTCCAatcaatcaataaattttaaaaaattcaaaaccaaGCATACTATTCCAAAGATCTATTgaagtttatgaaaaaaagcAACCAAATTATCCCTTAGCACTAGCACAAAGTAAGCAAGCTACCTTTTACtctataagaaagaaaataccCCCGAAACCATATCAAATAATGATTCATAAAAACTAGAGTTCTTTCCATAAAttctaaatatgatttttcatcAACCCATCCAATCTAATTCATTACTCTTCCAGTAGACACAACACTCACGAGCAAGGATCTGTAGTCCTTTAGAACAACCTCTGGATCCCAAGATTTTCAACTTCAACCCCTTTTGTAAATTTGAAACTCGTGTTTGAATCTTAATGGCAACAAACAAATGACACTTACACAGGACACCATGTCCTTTTTCCAAGGGTACctctttcaatttattattttgtctcAAAATATGAACTCCAAAACCTTTTTCTCTCATACCCATTCGCCCAAACTCCGATGATTTAGCTTTTGATATGATATTATTGCTACACTTGTTTCTTCTCTTTACCAAGAACCGTAATCATTCTTTGTTACTTCTTTACTTGACTCCTTTCCCTATCAATGATGATTTGCTGAAAGATTGTTCCACTCCAAGGTTGCATGCTTCCTAGAACATTATGAAAGGTGGTCGATAGAAGCAACGCTTCAACACTCTCTTGAGGCtagtttatttatttccttAACCAAATAACTCTCAGTCAAGTTGACTACAATACAAGTCATGTGGGATGGTCCTGCCAAGCCAGATAAGTTTAGCTTAGGCACCTAACTTACGTGTGTGTGAGTGGCACTTCCTCTACCGTTTGCCTTTCTTCCTTCCCATTGGGACCCCAATGAGAACACTATTGGGTCTAGTCATCAGGTGGGGCCTTCTAAAAGCCAATCAAGGTCTAATTGAAGAACCACAAAATTTAAAGGTAAGTATTTTGTTTAGTATATATGTTTTAGCATTTGTCAACATTGGCTAAAATTGTATTGGTACTAACAAAGGAATTGTGGACATCTTAGCTTCTCAAGTACATCAATTCCCCCCTTTCTATCAAATATTCCACACCGCATCCTTTATCAACCAAAGAATAGAAAAACACTATACTCAGCACAATAAAATTCAAGCTTTAACGGCTTGTagtgaaacataaaaaaataaaataagcttCAATAAGTCAAAACGATATTGGAAATATCTGTGACTGGCCTCATTTATTACTAGAAGCTTGATCAACTGTCTCTATAAATTGTAAGAGAAAGGTACTACTGTTTTTTCATTAACTGAAAATAATCATTATCGAAGAGTACACAATTGCAACCAAAATTAACACTTCTCCTTTCCTGAACCGACCAGCTGTATCAAAGAAGAAAGATATCATAAAAACATACATGACTAAAGGTAAATTAATCTTAGCATGCATATTATGTCAACAAATGCACAGtgaaatttattgttatttgcTGAGTTACTTACTTTGAAGCCACAAAGGTTACCAAAACATCCTGCGCTCCGCTGGCTACGGAAGCTGAATAGCCTATTGGTTTTATAATCTTTACAATATTGCTAGCAGGTCTGGCATGATTACCACCACTACCAGCATTCCGTGATAGTAGTGCTGACTCATCTGTACCAACAGCTGCTCCAATTGGGTTTTGTGTATTGGCAGGCTCACCAGCATATAACTCTTTGTTGAACCTCTTTACAGAACCAGATTTTCTCCTTTTGGCTCCTCGGCAGCGACCACTTTCACTTGTTTCCATGCGAACCACCTTTGGTTTAGCAGCTGTTTGACCATTATTGCCAGCAAACCCAGGACCAGAAGGCATTGCCTCTGGAATTCGTATTGCAAGCCTGTCGGCATCATTCCCACTGGCAGAAGAGGCTTTAAGCTCACTAAGCTTAGGATCATAATCATTTTCCTCATTCCTTTCAACATTTTGTTCTAAAACAATTGGAGATTTGTTAACAATAACAGGTGTGGCACTTTCAAGATTGCTGCCAGCACCATTTCCCAATTCATCAGCAAAAAGAACAGTCTGAGGAAAGGCAGGAATAACAGGAAGGCTAGCATCACTAAGAACAGGAAGAGCAGACTGTGAATGGTTTCCAACAGTACTGGAAAAGCGTCGAAGACTGTATGGAGTGGTAGAACGCTCCAGCCTCTTCTTGGGTTGAGTATGATGCACCACGTGCTTGCGTTTGCGCTTACGGTGTCTTCCTGACTTCAAGCTTGGAAACCACAAAAAATAAGTATTAGTGAACAGGTGATTTGCACAATCTAGACATATATATCCATCCAGTTTCGGGCAGCTACAGTCTTTTTATAAGCAAAGTAACCTATTCTAAATAGCAGGAAAAACAGaacacaaacataaaatatGATAGGAATATATGCCTCTTCACATCTAAGCGCATAATTTAACACAAGGTCCAAAGAAAGATATAaaaacttttatcttttatggaAGGGAATACCTCTCCTCAAAAGCTTCAACAACATCAGGAACAGAAACTAGATTTTCTGGTGGCTCCCAAGTGTTGGCTGTCTCAGGCCACCCATTCCTTCAGCAATAAACCAATAAACAGATCAGCAAAAATACATACATAAAAATGTTCACACTAGACCCCTTTTCCTTCATGATTTGATATTCATAATAGATAATCTCTTCCACCCCCATTTCCTAGTTATCTGTCCTTATTTGTGATCAGATTATAAGTCGCATCTATCACTTTTACTCTCTaatcttttttacttttcccACTCTGTTCTTCCACCCCCAATATGGGATTGATGgctatttttcttttcccgTTTCGTCACAACCAAGTCAATAAATAAGAACAAAAGACAAAGGAGCAAAAGGGACACTCACCACTTGATAAAGTATTGCACTTGACCCTGTATTAGCAGCATTGGAAATCCACATTGTCATAAGGAAAGCCCCCAACAGGACAAAAAAGAAGTTAGGCCAAagaacaacatcaacaacaacaaattcTCTCCAAGTTTGGCTGGCTACTCGAATCAAGTTCGCCAGCAAACCATAAAATAACTCAAGAATCcttattaagataaaaatagaCCAAAAGCACACTCCCATTACAGATAAAACTAGACCAACAATaactataaaaagaaaactccattacatatcaaataattaaacaaaacataacCTTCAATCACCAAAGAATAAGAACAACAATAAATCCAATGATAGGCCACATGAATCACACAACTAGGTGGCCCTTTacaccaaaaaaaaatcaaaaaattcaCTCTTGCTGAGGAAGCTGGACCAAAACTAAAGCGATtgcagataaaaaaatttaaaaaacaaattacggaaaaaaaaaagtcgGCTACATGAATCCCTCAACATAATTGACGTTATTTGGCAACCGGGTACCCCATTAAACCAAAAAAtgactcaaaataaaaaaggtaaaaaagacATAACAGATTAAACTAGGCCAAAAAAAAGTCAGGGaagataaaatcatttaaaagaaaaaaaaaaacacagacaCAACACAAAGCAGAACAAGAGGGAGAAAAACATAAACCCCAATCATCAAACAGCAAGAAAAAGCCTATCTAAGAGCAAGGTCGACTACATGAATCACACAAGCCATGATacgaaacaaaacaaaacaaaaaaaatacccaTTACAGATAAAATTAGCACAGACAAAACAACTGGGGAAAAAAATCTCCATTGCAGCACCACCAATGCCCAAATAAGAGGAAAAGATGGGAACTTTTTACCTTGCGCACCCTCTTACGACGTATAGCTTCAACTTCATAAAAATTCTCAGCAAGAACAACACCTTGAGCCCCTGGAAAAGCACCACCAGcattttcctcttcttcatctcccTCCACACCATACTCTTGTTCCCCCTCCCCTTCTCCTTCCTCACCCTCCCCTTCAGAATCCTCCACCTGGGGTTCCTCATCCTCACCGTTCCGCAACTGGGTACCCTCGTTCCCCTCAAAGCTTTGAACTTTGTCACTTCCACCCTCTCCACTTCCCGAATCCGCAGCACCAGAAGGCTCCACCACCTCGGCCGGAGCATCCGCCGTGGCCTTTTTCTTAGCACCACCCTTCATTGCAGCAACCTTGAGCAGTGCCCTCTCTATTTTGTTCTTCTGGTTTTGCTgatgaatgaaaaaataaatcttcTTCTGCTGAAGAGGAAACACCAAAAGTTGTGTCCACTCTGGGGTGAGGTGATGAGCTGTCAATCTATGTGTATCTATGCCTGAAAGCGTGATCCATCGCTCAGGTTTTTATTTAAAGCTTTTCTTCTTTCGCccctttttcctctttctttcttcttttttcattaagattttttcctttttaattttttttttctcactctttttttcttctctggaTTTCTTGGTGGggtttgtaattttgtttccCTCCCTACCCCgcctattatttttttcatcaagcTTCTTCGTtccttttttttgtctttttctttccctaatgtcttattttttttcaagataaaaaaatatttctgtcagaaaaaataaatttatttatttttaagggttaatgaaattttaaatttattgtaaacttaaatattttcaattaagttttatttttgttatcataTAAAGACAAATAGACacaatgtaaaaatataattacattattcaattaaaaaatgtaaataacaaaaacaaaattcaaaaatttattactaacttgaaactaaattcaattaaaacttttatagAATTACTAGAGAATGGCTTAGACACGTTTTAAGATACACTTCGTATGCAAATTATTTTATGTGTCtcttattaacaaatttttatattttattgaattaaaatcatttcataTTTGATAAAAGTACATAATTTGTTAATCTTTTAATTAACTGAAAATAAGCTATATAACTtactttttattgttataaaattatttatagttttgaatTATTGTGAATGCACAGTGGGTGGCATGCGTTTCCCTTAGTAtttatgtaaaaagaaaaaagtcttatattcttttaataattttgtaaagttttataaataaagcattgaatgaaaaatatatatttaatgatttcaggcaaaaattaattaatgctTATACTTTTATATTGAGTCATAAATAAggtattaattgaaaatttatatttatgcgTTAAACAAACAAACTATTGAATGCATGaacttcttttataaataagGTATTAAGAGaaattttatataacaaatatttttaatccagAATGCTATGATCATCATTATAATGGGTGGGATGgtgttgataaatttatttaatagttatttaaactatatataaaaatgaagtatagtttagtttgatttgatttgaataaaaaaatgtgaacaTAATTAGATTTGAGCTAAGTTAATTATCAAGCCAATGCTTTATAGTTTGATTTGAATTCATGATTGtatattattatgataaaattgtTAAACACTTTTTACAGAAAATtgttgaatatttattattaaaattcagTTAAATAAAGAGAcgtattacttttttataatcattgatatattattttttcatttaattataaataatattagagtGAGCACTTATTActaaatcagaaaaaaaaaacaaataatagtCAATGTGTAAGTCAACAAGATAACTGAATAATCTATAATAACTCATAACAACTCAagttatttcattataattcgACTCACTTTTTTGTCACCAAAATAATGGTGCAATCCAGAATA harbors:
- the LOC108347498 gene encoding chromo domain protein LHP1 isoform X2, with product MKGGAKKKATADAPAEVVEPSGAADSGSGEGGSDKVQSFEGNEGTQLRNGEDEEPQVEDSEGEGEEGEGEGEQEYGVEGDEEEENAGGAFPGAQGVVLAENFYEVEAIRRKRVRKGQVQYFIKWNGWPETANTWEPPENLVSVPDVVEAFEESLKSGRHRKRKRKHVVHHTQPKKRLERSTTPYSLRRFSSTVGNHSQSALPVLSDASLPVIPAFPQTVLFADELGNGAGSNLESATPVIVNKSPIVLEQNVERNEENDYDPKLSELKASSASGNDADRLAIRIPEAMPSGPGFAGNNGQTAAKPKVVRMETSESGRCRGAKRRKSGSVKRFNKELYAGEPANTQNPIGAAVGTDESALLSRNAGSGGNHARPASNIVKIIKPIGYSASVASGAQDVLVTFVASNWSVQERRSVNFGCNCVLFDNDYFQLMKKQ
- the LOC108347498 gene encoding chromo domain protein LHP1 isoform X1; protein product: MKGGAKKKATADAPAEVVEPSGAADSGSGEGGSDKVQSFEGNEGTQLRNGEDEEPQVEDSEGEGEEGEGEGEQEYGVEGDEEEENAGGAFPGAQGVVLAENFYEVEAIRRKRVRKGQVQYFIKWNGWPETANTWEPPENLVSVPDVVEAFEESLKSGRHRKRKRKHVVHHTQPKKRLERSTTPYSLRRFSSTVGNHSQSALPVLSDASLPVIPAFPQTVLFADELGNGAGSNLESATPVIVNKSPIVLEQNVERNEENDYDPKLSELKASSASGNDADRLAIRIPEAMPSGPGFAGNNGQTAAKPKVVRMETSESGRCRGAKRRKSGSVKRFNKELYAGEPANTQNPIGAAVGTDESALLSRNAGSGGNHARPASNIVKIIKPIGYSASVASGAQDVLVTFVASKSDGTEVMVNNKYLKAFNPLLLINFYEQHLRYSPTS